AAACCATGTTCCCCTTTATCAGCCATAACGGCGCTGGCGGAACAGCCCAAAGCACGGTCAATGTGCTGGATGACAGGGTGTCGATTTCCAATCTCTATCCAACCGATACCTACAAAACCGGCTTTGGCGCAATTGAAGGCAAACTGCGCCTCAAGGACGGCCAGACCGAATACAGTGGCGTCAATATCATTGCCCGCAACGTGAGCGATCCGCTGATGGATGCGGTGTCCGCTCAGTCGGGTTACCTGACTCAGGGAAAAGTGGGCCCCGATGGCTATTTCAAAATCAACGGTCTGACTCCCGGACAAAGCTATGTGCTTTACACCGAAGAGATCCACGTTGGCGGATATCCAACAACGCAGACTCCCATCATCTCGGTGGCCGAATACTGGAACGAGAATGAGGGTAGCGATCCTGTCACTGACAATCAGTGTGATTTCACCCCAATCGTTGCCGAAGCGGGCAAAACGAAGCAGGCCGATCTCACCTTTAACGGCTATGACGACGGCATCAACTTCCGCCCCATCGTCAACGCATTCCTGACGGATCTTGCCAAAAATGGCCGCTCTTCCATGGGTACCATCATGGGTTATGGCTTTACCTGGAATGAGACCAAGGGATTCGAAATGCTGCCCGATTATGTCACAGCTGAGACAGGCCGCATGAACCGCAACGGCACCAAAATTCTGGTGAATGCAGACCAGGACCGCAACGGCGTCAGCGCCCCGGCAATTTGGTCTGACTCCAAAGGCGTAATGCCACTGGGCGACTTTACCGGAAACGCCTGTGGTGGAAGCTCACAAACGGGTACCCAATCCGCACTTGCCTGGGACATTGACGATGCCGGTAACACGGTTGTGGGCTTGGCTTACAAGGATGTCGACGGCAATGGCATGTGTTACGAGTATGACAAGGGCGAGCTTGTGCCTTTTATCTGGACGCCGAAAGCAGGCATGCATGAGCTGGACACCCAAGATGTTGACTGGAACATCAATTCCTGGGTACGAGCCCATGCCATTTCAGGTAATGGTGAAGTGGCCCTGGGTTCACTCGATGGCTGGGAAGCCGTCGCATGGGTTAAAGAGGGCCGGATGATCAATCTGTTTGAGCAGATCGGTGCCATCGAAGCAAATGCAACATCTTATGACGGCAAACAAGTTGCTCTGGGCACTATGCAAGGCAATGTCATGCTGTGGAACCACACCAAAAGCGGTGCTGCGGCCTTTACAGACATTGGCGGTTTAAAGTGGTGTGAAGATGTGCCCTTTGTACTCTGGGGCCAGAATGCCTGCGACGAAATGGGTGTTGAATGGGTCCACAGTATGTTCGGTGAATTCGCTGGTTTGATTCCATTCGATATGAGTGACAACGGTGATGTCATCATAGGTCGTGCCGGAGACTTCTGGGCGGGTTTTGTTGGTGCTATCTACATCAAAGAACTCGGCTGGATGACACTGGATGACTTCTTCGCCAAACAGGGCGTGATGGAAGCACTCAACTCCTCCATGAATAACCCACTTTCCATCAGCGCCTCTGGCAGCAAAATGGTCGGTGGTATCGCCGGCGCCATGATCTCCTACCATGTCGATATGACAGAGGTTTATGTGTGTGAAAACGGCAGCTCAATTAAGACCGGCTTCCCCAATGGTCTGATAAACAAAGTGAAATCCGGTGCTCAATTCGGTCGCTGTGAACACTTGAACTAAAGGCGGGTTTTGGAGAAGCGCGTGGAGATGCGCCGGGATAGGCGCTCTCCTTTCCACAAAACGTAAACCCTTAAGGCCAAAGCAGCGCGTTGTCAGTTGGCGCCGAGCATGGCCAAACATTTCAGGCAATCGCAGTGTTAGAGCAACAACCGATGGAATTGACTTCAAATACGCTGTTCAAATGGCCTGCGATTTACCAAAGACTTTCAGGAACAAAGATGAAAACAGTGAATAAAACCTTATTAGCGCTGGGTATTGGTATGGCCATGACCGCCAATGCCGCCGATGACAGATACGTGATCCAGGTAGATGCCGAGCATAAAGGCGTGGTAAAAGCCCTCGCCAAAAAACTCGGCGGTGAAATCCACGCAGAAGGCAATCGCTTTTTCTCAGCCACCTTCAGCGGCAAAGATCTTGCGACCGTAAAAGGGCTGTTGAATAACCCACATATTCAACTCATCGAAGAAGATGCCAAACGGGAACTGATGGGCTTCAGCGATGATGTTGGCGATCCGCGCACTACGCAGATCACCCCTTATGCCGTCTATCAATCTCAGGCGAATCAACTGTCTTTGCAGGCAAACGCCGGGGTAAAGGTGTGCGTAATCGATTCTGGTCTTGACCGCTCCAACGACGATTTTCTGTGGCAAAACATCACCGGTGACAATGACCCGGGTACGGGCAATTGGGATCAACATGGCGGCCCCCACGGCACCCATGTGGCCGGAACCATAGGTGCCGCTGACAACGGCGTTGGCGTGGTAGGCATGGCGCCCGGTGTAGACATGCACATCATCAAAGTATTTAACGCAAATGGTTGGGGCTATTCGTCCGATCTTGCGGTTGCCACCGAGAAGTGTGCCGCTGCCGGGGCAAACATCATCAGTATGAGCCTTGGTGGTGGACGCCCCAACAGCACAGAAGAGAGCGCCTTTAAAGCATTCACCAGAAACGGTGGTTTGGTCATCGCTGCGGCTGGTAACGATGGTAACAACGTCAGAACCTATCCCGCAGGTTATGAGTCAGTCATGATGATTGGCGCCAACGATGCCAACGATGAAATCGCTGACTTTTCGCAGTTCCCAGCCTGTACCATCATCTACTCAGGCAAGGGTAATAAGAATAACCAGCAGATTATCGATACAACCTGCGTGGAGGTCACCGCCGGCGGCGTAAATACCCTCTCCACCTACCCTGCCGATATGGTATCGGCATCGGTACTCACTGCCGATGGACAGGTGCTCGGTTCCAGTGGCATGAGTTACGCAGCGCAAGGCAATGTCACTGGAAGCAGCTATTACATGGGCCTTGGCGCAGCAATAGACCCACAGGCCAGGGACAAAATCTGTTTGATCGACCGTGGTGAAATTTCCTTTAATGACAAAGTCATGAACTGCGAAGCCTCCGGTGGTATTGCTGCCGTGATTGTTAACAACGTTGATGGCATGCTTTACGGCACCCTCGGAGCAGAAACCACATCCAGTATCCCGTCCGTTGGTGCCGCCCTTGAGGATAGGAATGCCCTTCACTCAGCAGCCACCCTCACCGTTGAAATAAGTGGTTCAGATTATGGCTTTATGAGTGGCACGTCGATGGCAACCCCTGCGGTGAGTGGCTTGGCCGCACTGCTTTGGTCAAATCATCCTGAATGTAATGGCACGGATATTCGGCAAGCGCTGAAAGCAACGGCATTTGATGCAGGCGCTTCCGGAAGAGATGACTATTTTGGCTATGGCATCGTCAAAGTGGCTGACGCCCATCAATACTTGCTCAGCAACAGCTGCAGTGCCAAACCCATAGTAGACATTCAATTAACCACGGCTACTTACTCTGGCAAACGCGGCGAACAGGTAGAACTGAATTGGTCAGGCGCCTCAACCCGCAAGGTCAATGTGTTTCGTAATGGCGTGGTGATTACCGCCACTGCCAACGACGGCAGCTTCGTCGATACACTCAATAACCCTTACGGTATCTACACTTACCAAATCTGTGAAGATGGCACCGCAAACTGCTCTGACATTTCCAGCGTGACATTCAACTAACCGGATACCAGTGTTAAAAGAGCGCCTCAGGGCGCTCTTTTTGTCAGGGTCACACCTGTATATCAGTGCCGATTTTCGCAACCAGCGAAAAAGCGCTTTAAGAGAATATTGAGGAAGTCGAAAGGACCTGGAATAAGAAGGATAGTCGCAGAGCCCAGCGCTAAGCATTGCCTGAAAGAGAGTTAATAAAAATCTGAACGCGGCAGTAAAGGGAACGATGGAAACAAAAAAGCCCCATCTTTTCAGACGAGGCTCATTTGGTAATTGGCG
This sequence is a window from Shewanella zhangzhouensis. Protein-coding genes within it:
- a CDS encoding S8 family serine peptidase; its protein translation is MKTVNKTLLALGIGMAMTANAADDRYVIQVDAEHKGVVKALAKKLGGEIHAEGNRFFSATFSGKDLATVKGLLNNPHIQLIEEDAKRELMGFSDDVGDPRTTQITPYAVYQSQANQLSLQANAGVKVCVIDSGLDRSNDDFLWQNITGDNDPGTGNWDQHGGPHGTHVAGTIGAADNGVGVVGMAPGVDMHIIKVFNANGWGYSSDLAVATEKCAAAGANIISMSLGGGRPNSTEESAFKAFTRNGGLVIAAAGNDGNNVRTYPAGYESVMMIGANDANDEIADFSQFPACTIIYSGKGNKNNQQIIDTTCVEVTAGGVNTLSTYPADMVSASVLTADGQVLGSSGMSYAAQGNVTGSSYYMGLGAAIDPQARDKICLIDRGEISFNDKVMNCEASGGIAAVIVNNVDGMLYGTLGAETTSSIPSVGAALEDRNALHSAATLTVEISGSDYGFMSGTSMATPAVSGLAALLWSNHPECNGTDIRQALKATAFDAGASGRDDYFGYGIVKVADAHQYLLSNSCSAKPIVDIQLTTATYSGKRGEQVELNWSGASTRKVNVFRNGVVITATANDGSFVDTLNNPYGIYTYQICEDGTANCSDISSVTFN